In Drosophila nasuta strain 15112-1781.00 chromosome 2R, ASM2355853v1, whole genome shotgun sequence, a single genomic region encodes these proteins:
- the LOC132785547 gene encoding protein hugin encodes MCRLSYCTLLLIAASCYLVYCSHAKAIQGTNKLDLPNRINNAGVGIGIGSGVGSGVGSAAAAAEARHKRAMGEYNKELNDIIDELEENSLVQKASVAVPPAQQQEFDLDNMPPLAYYLLLQKLRQLQSSGEPAYRVRTPRLGRSIDFQQLLEGGRGSSEEAAAGGQFASRMMKKSVPFKPRLGKRAQVCAGGD; translated from the exons ATGTGTAGACTAAGTTATTGCACACTGCTGTTAATAGCAGCCTCCTGCTACCTCGTCTACTGCAGCCACGCCAAGGCCATTCAG GGCACAAACAAACTGGATTTACCAAATCGCATCAACAACGCTGGCGTCGGCATTGGCATCGGCAGCGGCGTTGGCAGCGGCGTTGGCAGCGCAGCAGCTGCGGCGGAAGCACGCCACAAGCGCGCCATGGGCGAATACAACAAAGAGCTGAACGACATCATTGACGAGCTGGAAGAGAACAGTTTGGTGCAAAAAGCAAGCGTCGCTGTGCCGCCAGCACAGCAACAGGAATTCGACCTGGATAATATGCCACCGTTGGCCTATTACCTGCTATTGCAGAAGCTGCGACAGC TGCAGAGCAGTGGCGAGCCTGCCTATCGCGTGCGCACGCCACGCCTTGGCCGCAGCATTGACTTTCAGCAGCTATTGGAGGGCGGCAGAGGGAGCAGCGAGGAGGCGGCAGCTGGCGGACAGTTTGCGTCGCGCATGATGAAGAAATCGGTGCCGTTCAAGCCGCGCCTGGGTAAACGTGCTCAAGTGTGCGCCGGCGGGGATTAA
- the LOC132785776 gene encoding octopamine receptor beta-3R-like isoform X2: MTTLSSYLSPSTAINLATTAAPISTAAATTTAAATTTATARTRRPSKSMTTFVVGGAALNATATTTTKTTTAITGTSSSSGSNFLLTAATKTLTTTAGETRATAATTISTTTAANLPTTTSQFVDASLTSLSLTASSSATSSASSAAIATVPTSSTTALELFSTVASNMTANANANISSQIEPSDQLEDSWVDVSLLLFKGFIFSSIILAAVLGNALVIISVQRNRKLRVITNYFVVSLAMADMLVALCAMTFNASVELSGGKWMFGPFMCNVYNSLDVYFSTASILHLCCISVDRYYAIVRPLEYPLNMTHRTVCFMLANVWILPALISFTPIFLGWYTTEEHLREVSLRPDQCTFVVNKAYALISSSVSFWIPGIVMLVMYWRIFKEAVRQRKALSRTSSNILLNSVHMGHTQQPTNLSYLHPSDCDLNTKSAREETISAVSNLEDMLQTATDEDDDKDECDELRVPSPPPRRLSRSSIDLRDLEQERYEKVTHTDSAPSMMALQQQLAPNQLQAPVPVFNPQIWIETLVGKTPPQLQPAVAAVAAVQQQLSLTSGSGNSEQEPESTAYRVFGLNSDESETNDHYETHLPLAEDNKELKRLIEDNYLYFKKQTGAASGKYAALSESDFIRLKSGAAATGHKAFAASDSEFLRTISESKTAASSTQVAAKEKGFNFMALLAKTKRSSTECFALEKKRQQANSEGSSFFRRARNRKLSHSYNGAGAGGSGGKERKLEQRTRQHSDTDSTPNKPDILLDINVLSEQNAAAVTATDGQLIKQFSDGLQLIDFGSNGNDVGCVTSDELAQLADCFVDSPKQPATPPPSLSPPTAELVEQSGMLITNSSELAEIFRSLSFPLGGEQSIKSRRQPQRMSTLSDQVCANYLMSPPNTPAAAAVNAANCGAQQSASINVYFLSPPPHAAGYTPSDTSTVSLDVVTTLPVPQTATTPATAGAGATSTSQQQHPLNISPKPEIILDSTLSPVDSGNDIGENKDVTSPLLKRKDSTTDADVSASGGGRQRCSILTGYEGIQTVRKRQASVVTYDVNVINFSQEHSDSRSYIPMGRVSTSSASGSVRPAKGWKAEHKAARTLGIIMGVFLLCWLPFFLWYVITSLCGAACPCPDVLVLVLFWIGYFNSTLNPLIYAYFNRDFRDAFRNTLECVLPCLEKRNPYNAYYV, translated from the exons ATGACAACGCTTAGCAGTTATCTCAGCCCAAGCACTGCCATCAActtggcaacaacagcagcgccaatatcaacagcagcagcaacaacaacagctgctgcaacgacaacagcaactgctAGAACAAGAAGGCCAAGCAAATCGATgacaacatttgttgttggtggtgctgCCTTAAACGCAACAGCGACGACAActacgaaaacaacaacagcaataactggtactagcagcagcagcgggagcAACTTCTTACTgactgcagcaacaaaaacattgaCAACAACTGCAGGCGAAACACGAGCAACtgccgcaacaacaatatcaactacgacagcagcaaatttgccaacaacaacatcgcaATTTGTAGATGCCTCGTTGACTTCACTGTCATTAACGGCATCGTCGTCCGCcacctcctccgcctcctcaGCCGCCATCGCCACCGTCCCAACAAGCTCCACCACCGCCTTGGAGCTGTTCTCGACAGTCGCCAGCAACATGacggcaaatgcaaatgccaataTCAGCAGCCAAATCGAACCCAGTGACCAACTCGAAGATAGTTGGGTCGAtgtttcgctgctgctgtttaagGGCTTCATATTCTCGTCAATTATCCTGGCCGCGGTCCTGGGCAATGCGCTGGTCATCATTTCGGTGCAGCGAAATCGAAAGTTGCG CGTTATAACAAATTACTTTGTTGTGTCACTGGCGATGGCCGACATGTTGGTAGCCCTCTGTGCGATGACATTTAACGCATCCGTTGAGCTGTCCGGCGGCAAGTGGATGTTTGGCCCCTTCATGTGCAACGTGTACAACAGTTTGGACGTTTACTTCTCCACAGCCAGCATACTGCATCTTTGTTGCATATCGGTGGATAG ATATTATGCCATAGTCCGACCACTGGAATATCCACTGAATATGACACACCGAACTGTCTGCTTTATGCTAGCAAATGTCTGGATATTGCCAGCCCTCATCTCGTTTACGCCCATCTTCCTGGGCTGGTATACGACCGAGGAGCATCTGCGTGAGGTCTCATTGCGTCCGGATCAATGCACATTTGTGGTCAACAAGGCCTATGCGCTCATCTCGAGCTCAGTCAGCTTCTGGATACCTGGCATTGTGATGCTAGTCATGTACTGGCGCATCTTCAA AGAGGCTGTGCGTCAACGCAAGGCATTAAGTCGCACCAGCTCGAACATCCTGTTGAACAGCGTGCACATGGGACACACGCAACAGCCCACCAATCTGAGCTATTTGCATCCAAGTGACTGTGATCTGAACACTAAGTCAGCTAGAGAGGAGACCATCAGTGCAGTCAGCAATTTGGAG GACATGCTGCAGACGGCCACCGATGAGGACGATGATAAGGACGAGTGCGATGAACTGCGTGTGCCATCGCCGCCACCGAGGCGTCTAAGCCGCAGCAGCATCGACTTGCGTGACCTCGAGCAGGAGCGTTACGAGAAGGTCACGCACACGGACAGCGCGCCATCGATGATGGCTCTGCAGCAACAGTTGGCGCCGAATCAACTCCAAGCACCGGTGCCAGTATTTAATCCACAAATCTGGATTGAAACGCTCGTTGGCAAGACGCCGCCACAGCTGCAACCAGCagtggctgctgttgcggcagtgcaacaacaactgagcCTGAcaagcggcagcggcaacagcgaACAGGAACCGGAGTCAACGGCCTATCGTGTCTTCGGGCTGAACAGCGATGAGAGCGAGACCAACGACCACTATGAGACACACTTGCCGCTGGCCGAGGACAACAAGGAGCTGAAGCGACTCATCGAGGACAACTATCTGTACTTCAAGAAGCAAACGGGggcggcaagtggcaagtatGCGGCGCTCAGTGAATCCGATTTCATACGTTTGAAGTCGGGTGCCGCTGCCACTGGCCACAAGGCATTTGCGGCGAGTGACTCGGAATTCTTGCGCACCATCAGTGAATCAAAGACGGCGGCGTCTTCGACTCAAGTGGCGGCCAAGGAGAAGGGCTTCAATTTCATGGCGCTGCTGGCGAAAACCAAACGCTCCAGCACCGAGTGCTTTGCCCTCGAAAAGAAGCGACAACAGGCCAACTCCGAGGGCTCCAGTTTCTTTCGGCGTGCCCGCAATCGCAAGCTATCGCATAGTTATAATGGCGCCGGAGCTGGCGGCAGTGGCGGCAAGGAACGTAAACTTGAGCAGCGAACGCGACAGCACAGCGACACCGACTCGACACCCAACAAGCCGGACATACTGCTGGACATTAATGTGCTCAGCGAGCAGAATGCCGCGGCGGTGACTGCAACCGATGGCCAGCTGATCAAGCAATTCAGCGACGGTTTGCAGTTGATTGACTttggcagcaatggcaacgatGTTGGTTGCGTCACCAGCGATGAGTTGGCTCAGCTGGCCGATTGCTTTGTGGACTCACCCAAACAGCCGGCAACGCCGCCGCCATCGTTGTCGCCACCAACTGCCGAGTTGGTCGAACAGAGCGGCATGCTGATCACAAACAGCTCGGAACTGGCTGAAATCTTTCGCTCTTTGAGCTTTCCTTTGGGCGGCGAGCAGTCAATAAAGTCGCGACGGCAGCCGCAACGCATGAGTACGCTGAGTGATCAGGTGTGCGCCAACTATTTGATGTCCCCACCGAATACGccagcggcagctgctgtgAATGCTGCCAACTGTGGTGCCCAACAGTCGGCATCCATCAACGTGTACTTCCTGTCGCCGCCACCGCACGCAGCCGGCTATACGCCAAGTGACACCTCCACCGTATCGTTGGACGTGGTCACCACATTACCGGTGCCgcagacagcaacaacaccagcaacagcaggagcaggagcaacGTCCAcgtcgcagcaacagcatccaCTCAACATATCACCCAAGCCCGAAATAATACTCGACTCGACGCTCTCACCGGTGGACAGTGGCAACGACATTGGCGAGAACAAGGATGTCACCTCGCCGCTGTTGAAGCGTAAAGATAGCACCACCGATGCGGATGTGAGCGCTTCCGGCGGTGGGCGGCAACGTTGCAGCATACTCACCGGTTACGAGGGCATTCAGACGGTGCGCAAGCGACAGGCTTCAGTGGTTACCTACGATGTCAACGTCATCAATTTCTCGCAGGAGCACAGCGACAGTCGCAGCTACATTCCCATGGGACGTGTCTCCACCAGCTCGGCGA
- the LOC132785776 gene encoding octopamine receptor beta-3R-like isoform X1 produces MTTLSSYLSPSTAINLATTAAPISTAAATTTAAATTTATARTRRPSKSMTTFVVGGAALNATATTTTKTTTAITGTSSSSGSNFLLTAATKTLTTTAGETRATAATTISTTTAANLPTTTSQFVDASLTSLSLTASSSATSSASSAAIATVPTSSTTALELFSTVASNMTANANANISSQIEPSDQLEDSWVDVSLLLFKGFIFSSIILAAVLGNALVIISVQRNRKLRVITNYFVVSLAMADMLVALCAMTFNASVELSGGKWMFGPFMCNVYNSLDVYFSTASILHLCCISVDRYYAIVRPLEYPLNMTHRTVCFMLANVWILPALISFTPIFLGWYTTEEHLREVSLRPDQCTFVVNKAYALISSSVSFWIPGIVMLVMYWRIFKEAVRQRKALSRTSSNILLNSVHMGHTQQPTNLSYLHPSDCDLNTKSAREETISAVSNLEDMLQTATDEDDDKDECDELRVPSPPPRRLSRSSIDLRDLEQERYEKVTHTDSAPSMMALQQQLAPNQLQAPVPVFNPQIWIETLVGKTPPQLQPAVAAVAAVQQQLSLTSGSGNSEQEPESTAYRVFGLNSDESETNDHYETHLPLAEDNKELKRLIEDNYLYFKKQTGAASGKYAALSESDFIRLKSGAAATGHKAFAASDSEFLRTISESKTAASSTQVAAKEKGFNFMALLAKTKRSSTECFALEKKRQQANSEGSSFFRRARNRKLSHSYNGAGAGGSGGKERKLEQRTRQHSDTDSTPNKPDILLDINVLSEQNAAAVTATDGQLIKQFSDGLQLIDFGSNGNDVGCVTSDELAQLADCFVDSPKQPATPPPSLSPPTAELVEQSGMLITNSSELAEIFRSLSFPLGGEQSIKSRRQPQRMSTLSDQVCANYLMSPPNTPAAAAVNAANCGAQQSASINVYFLSPPPHAAGYTPSDTSTVSLDVVTTLPVPQTATTPATAGAGATSTSQQQHPLNISPKPEIILDSTLSPVDSGNDIGENKDVTSPLLKRKDSTTDADVSASGGGRQRCSILTGYEGIQTVRKRQASVVTYDVNVINFSQEHSDSRSYIPMGRVSTSSAKPEFSNKSSLIRRGGICIFVDEDEAEIIEQKPRGITFAPAASPLPKCPLCGAEITVTTGTTSSTTTTTKITNTTTTNTTTTDTNTSVSASSKRSCHDPDAALADGQTPSTRSRFWHKRKAAVAAFWQQNKNRKRRFKTGCSHCGATGGSVRPAKGWKAEHKAARTLGIIMGVFLLCWLPFFLWYVITSLCGAACPCPDVLVLVLFWIGYFNSTLNPLIYAYFNRDFRDAFRNTLECVLPCLEKRNPYNAYYV; encoded by the exons ATGACAACGCTTAGCAGTTATCTCAGCCCAAGCACTGCCATCAActtggcaacaacagcagcgccaatatcaacagcagcagcaacaacaacagctgctgcaacgacaacagcaactgctAGAACAAGAAGGCCAAGCAAATCGATgacaacatttgttgttggtggtgctgCCTTAAACGCAACAGCGACGACAActacgaaaacaacaacagcaataactggtactagcagcagcagcgggagcAACTTCTTACTgactgcagcaacaaaaacattgaCAACAACTGCAGGCGAAACACGAGCAACtgccgcaacaacaatatcaactacgacagcagcaaatttgccaacaacaacatcgcaATTTGTAGATGCCTCGTTGACTTCACTGTCATTAACGGCATCGTCGTCCGCcacctcctccgcctcctcaGCCGCCATCGCCACCGTCCCAACAAGCTCCACCACCGCCTTGGAGCTGTTCTCGACAGTCGCCAGCAACATGacggcaaatgcaaatgccaataTCAGCAGCCAAATCGAACCCAGTGACCAACTCGAAGATAGTTGGGTCGAtgtttcgctgctgctgtttaagGGCTTCATATTCTCGTCAATTATCCTGGCCGCGGTCCTGGGCAATGCGCTGGTCATCATTTCGGTGCAGCGAAATCGAAAGTTGCG CGTTATAACAAATTACTTTGTTGTGTCACTGGCGATGGCCGACATGTTGGTAGCCCTCTGTGCGATGACATTTAACGCATCCGTTGAGCTGTCCGGCGGCAAGTGGATGTTTGGCCCCTTCATGTGCAACGTGTACAACAGTTTGGACGTTTACTTCTCCACAGCCAGCATACTGCATCTTTGTTGCATATCGGTGGATAG ATATTATGCCATAGTCCGACCACTGGAATATCCACTGAATATGACACACCGAACTGTCTGCTTTATGCTAGCAAATGTCTGGATATTGCCAGCCCTCATCTCGTTTACGCCCATCTTCCTGGGCTGGTATACGACCGAGGAGCATCTGCGTGAGGTCTCATTGCGTCCGGATCAATGCACATTTGTGGTCAACAAGGCCTATGCGCTCATCTCGAGCTCAGTCAGCTTCTGGATACCTGGCATTGTGATGCTAGTCATGTACTGGCGCATCTTCAA AGAGGCTGTGCGTCAACGCAAGGCATTAAGTCGCACCAGCTCGAACATCCTGTTGAACAGCGTGCACATGGGACACACGCAACAGCCCACCAATCTGAGCTATTTGCATCCAAGTGACTGTGATCTGAACACTAAGTCAGCTAGAGAGGAGACCATCAGTGCAGTCAGCAATTTGGAG GACATGCTGCAGACGGCCACCGATGAGGACGATGATAAGGACGAGTGCGATGAACTGCGTGTGCCATCGCCGCCACCGAGGCGTCTAAGCCGCAGCAGCATCGACTTGCGTGACCTCGAGCAGGAGCGTTACGAGAAGGTCACGCACACGGACAGCGCGCCATCGATGATGGCTCTGCAGCAACAGTTGGCGCCGAATCAACTCCAAGCACCGGTGCCAGTATTTAATCCACAAATCTGGATTGAAACGCTCGTTGGCAAGACGCCGCCACAGCTGCAACCAGCagtggctgctgttgcggcagtgcaacaacaactgagcCTGAcaagcggcagcggcaacagcgaACAGGAACCGGAGTCAACGGCCTATCGTGTCTTCGGGCTGAACAGCGATGAGAGCGAGACCAACGACCACTATGAGACACACTTGCCGCTGGCCGAGGACAACAAGGAGCTGAAGCGACTCATCGAGGACAACTATCTGTACTTCAAGAAGCAAACGGGggcggcaagtggcaagtatGCGGCGCTCAGTGAATCCGATTTCATACGTTTGAAGTCGGGTGCCGCTGCCACTGGCCACAAGGCATTTGCGGCGAGTGACTCGGAATTCTTGCGCACCATCAGTGAATCAAAGACGGCGGCGTCTTCGACTCAAGTGGCGGCCAAGGAGAAGGGCTTCAATTTCATGGCGCTGCTGGCGAAAACCAAACGCTCCAGCACCGAGTGCTTTGCCCTCGAAAAGAAGCGACAACAGGCCAACTCCGAGGGCTCCAGTTTCTTTCGGCGTGCCCGCAATCGCAAGCTATCGCATAGTTATAATGGCGCCGGAGCTGGCGGCAGTGGCGGCAAGGAACGTAAACTTGAGCAGCGAACGCGACAGCACAGCGACACCGACTCGACACCCAACAAGCCGGACATACTGCTGGACATTAATGTGCTCAGCGAGCAGAATGCCGCGGCGGTGACTGCAACCGATGGCCAGCTGATCAAGCAATTCAGCGACGGTTTGCAGTTGATTGACTttggcagcaatggcaacgatGTTGGTTGCGTCACCAGCGATGAGTTGGCTCAGCTGGCCGATTGCTTTGTGGACTCACCCAAACAGCCGGCAACGCCGCCGCCATCGTTGTCGCCACCAACTGCCGAGTTGGTCGAACAGAGCGGCATGCTGATCACAAACAGCTCGGAACTGGCTGAAATCTTTCGCTCTTTGAGCTTTCCTTTGGGCGGCGAGCAGTCAATAAAGTCGCGACGGCAGCCGCAACGCATGAGTACGCTGAGTGATCAGGTGTGCGCCAACTATTTGATGTCCCCACCGAATACGccagcggcagctgctgtgAATGCTGCCAACTGTGGTGCCCAACAGTCGGCATCCATCAACGTGTACTTCCTGTCGCCGCCACCGCACGCAGCCGGCTATACGCCAAGTGACACCTCCACCGTATCGTTGGACGTGGTCACCACATTACCGGTGCCgcagacagcaacaacaccagcaacagcaggagcaggagcaacGTCCAcgtcgcagcaacagcatccaCTCAACATATCACCCAAGCCCGAAATAATACTCGACTCGACGCTCTCACCGGTGGACAGTGGCAACGACATTGGCGAGAACAAGGATGTCACCTCGCCGCTGTTGAAGCGTAAAGATAGCACCACCGATGCGGATGTGAGCGCTTCCGGCGGTGGGCGGCAACGTTGCAGCATACTCACCGGTTACGAGGGCATTCAGACGGTGCGCAAGCGACAGGCTTCAGTGGTTACCTACGATGTCAACGTCATCAATTTCTCGCAGGAGCACAGCGACAGTCGCAGCTACATTCCCATGGGACGTGTCTCCACCAGCTCGGCGA AACCCGAATTTTCCAATAAATCCTCGCTAATACGACGCGGTGGCATCTGCATTTTTGTGGATGAAGACGAGGCCGAGATCATTGAGCAAAAACCACGCGGCATTACATTTGCTCCGGCCGCTAGCCCGCTGCCCAAATGTCCGCTCTGTGGCGCCGAGATCACCGTCACCACAGGCACCACAAGCTCCACAACTACAACCACCAAAATTACcaacaccaccaccaccaatACCACCACCACCGACACCAACACCTCAGTCAGTGCAAGTAGTAAACGTAGTTGTCACGACCCAGATGCAGCTCTGGCTGATGGGCAAACTCCGAGCACGCGTTCACGCTTCTGGCACAAACGAAAGGCGGCCGTCGCAGCATTTTGGCAGCAGAATAAGAACCGGAAGCGGCGCTTCAAAACCGGATGTAGTCACTGTGGTGCAACCG